The following proteins are co-located in the Methylomonas sp. 11b genome:
- a CDS encoding Nif11-like leader peptide family natural product precursor — protein MSIKVIKEFSEKAKGDEGLKEKLKACVKIKEMLLLAKESGFEIEEDELYPPNEPQFVEEQLSEKLAKALLRV, from the coding sequence ATGTCAATTAAGGTCATCAAAGAATTTTCTGAAAAAGCCAAAGGCGATGAGGGGCTGAAAGAAAAACTGAAAGCCTGCGTCAAAATTAAGGAAATGCTGTTATTGGCTAAGGAAAGCGGGTTCGAAATCGAAGAAGACGAACTGTATCCACCCAACGAACCACAATTTGTTGAAGAGCAGCTTTCAGAAAAACTGGCTAAAGCGCTACTAAGAGTTTAA
- a CDS encoding flavin reductase family protein: MSVEAKEFKNALKLWASGVTVVTTQGRDNQPRGMTATAFSSVSLDPPQILVCLNQATDTGAALLESRRFAVNILNSAQEDVSNQFAGSTTQEQRFASIAWQAGDNGAPILSEALAVLECRVVQQVQAGSHWVIIGEVDSVVCREGDPLLYYHSAYRTVAIQG; this comes from the coding sequence ATGAGCGTTGAAGCCAAAGAATTTAAAAATGCCCTTAAATTATGGGCGAGCGGTGTGACGGTGGTTACGACTCAGGGGCGTGACAATCAGCCTAGAGGCATGACCGCGACCGCGTTTAGCAGCGTGTCCCTGGATCCGCCGCAAATTCTGGTCTGTCTGAATCAAGCGACTGATACCGGCGCTGCCTTGCTGGAAAGCCGCCGCTTTGCAGTGAACATTCTGAATAGTGCACAAGAAGACGTTTCCAATCAATTTGCCGGCAGTACCACCCAAGAACAGCGCTTTGCCAGTATCGCCTGGCAAGCGGGTGACAACGGTGCGCCGATTTTGAGCGAAGCCCTGGCGGTACTGGAGTGCCGGGTAGTGCAGCAAGTTCAGGCCGGTAGCCACTGGGTGATTATTGGTGAAGTCGATAGTGTGGTTTGCCGGGAAGGGGATCCATTACTGTATTACCATTCTGCGTATCGCACGGTTGCTATACAAGGCTAA